The Streptomyces sp. V4I8 genome includes the window CGCGGGGCCCCCGGCGAGACTGCCCAGGGCGATCGCCTGGAGCTTCTCCCGTAGCGCGGGGTAACCGCTGAATCCCACCGCGCCGGCAAAGCGCGTCACCGAGGGCTGGCTGACGCCGACCCGCTCCGCGAGATCGGTGATCGAAAGGAACGCCGCTTCGGTGATGTGCTCGATCAGGTACTGGGCGATGCGTCGCTGTCCGGGGGACAGGCGCGGCTGGTCGAAGAGTGTCCTGAGCTGGGAAGTCGGGGACGCCTCCACTTCCGGAGCGGTCTTCCCCGAAGTGATCGCGGATGCCTGTGCGCGCGCCTGCTGCGGCGATGGCAGGGCGCCTCCTTTGTCTTCCACAGTGCTTCAACATAGCTCACACACCGTGGTGACCCAGGTTGGTGCCGAGCACCGCGACGACCGCGCTCACCGCCGATAGAGGGTGATCGAATGGCCGACCGTATCGATCGGACGACTGCTGTCGATCAATTCGGCCAGCCGCCCGGTCGCCTTGGCCACCGAGGAATCGGACACGACGAGCAGTCCGCGCACCTCATGGGCGGGCACCTTGCGTGGATCGGCGGCGTGGATGCCGTAGAAGGACGGCACTCCGCTGCCCTTGTACACGAGCCAGACCCGCTCGCCCGCATACCGCTCGCGCAGCCGGTCCGAGAGCCGGCCCAGGTCCTGACCCCAGTCGACGTTCGAGTCGTGCAGCCGCAGATGCGTCTTCGCCGGACCGCCGAACGCCTCGTTGGAGTACGGCAGGTAGTACGGGTACGTCCGCAGCGAACTGACCGCGACCAGCAGCACCAGCGCCCCCACCGCGACCGGCGCCCACCGCCACCGGACCGAGACCGCACAGCCCGCCGCCACCGCCAGGAACATCGGCACGAAGACGGCGTACCGCGTGCCGAAGTCCCGCGACCCGAGCATGGCCGCGGCGAGCAGCACGGCGGCCGGCACCAGCAGGTACGGCGCCGCGGGCCGCAGCCGCCGTACGGCCACCGGCGTCACGACACCCGCCGCCCACAGGGCGAGCATGCCGAGCGGCGTCTTCACCAGCAGCGCGGCCGACAGGTAGTACCAGAGCGAGCCCGTGTAGAGCCGGCCGAACAGAAAGCCCTGCCACGGGTAGTTCTCGAAGCCGAACTGGATGCGCATCCCGTCCCGGTAGGCCTCCGGGAACGGCAGCAGATCCACCACGAGTCCCCGTAGTCCGTGCACGACGGGCACGTGCTGCTGCGGCGCCCAGCGCAGCCGCGGATCGACCACCAGATACGACGCCCATACGACGGCGATCGCGGCCAGCGCCACGACGCCGGCGCCCGCGAACGCCCGTACCAGCGCCCTGCGTCGGGGCTCGGCGGACGGCCTCGCACACCACACCGACAGGACGGTGAGCGCCAGCACCACCGGGACCACCGCCAGCGCGCTCATCTTCGTCGCCAGGGCCGCACCGAGCGCCACTCCGGCGAGCGGCACGTACCCACGCGGTCGGCGACGGGCCCGCCACAGCAGCCAGACCGCCGCCAGCACGAACCCGGCCGCCGGGACGTCCAGGGTGGCGAGCGAGCCATGGGCGATGACGTCGGGGGAGAAGGCGTACAGGCCGAGTGCGGCCAATCCACCCACCGCACCGGCCAGTTCACGGGCGAAGGTGAAAACGATCAACCCGAACGAGAGAGTCAGGACGATCATGGGGAGCCGCGCGAACAGCGTCAGCCGCCACGGGTCGTTCCCCAACTCGTACAGCAGATGCCGCCCCAACCGGCCCTGGTCGCCGGTGAAGGAGGGATCGACCCGCGGATCGGCCAGTGCGACGCCGATACCGACGACCAGCTTTCCCAGCGGCGGATGCTCGGGGTTGTGCACCAGCCGGCGCTCGTGCAGATACTCGGCCGCCGTGCCCACGTACACCGGTTCGTCGATCGTCGGAGACTGCTGCACAGCGGTCGTCACCATCGCGACGGCCATCTGGCCCAGCAGCAGGACCACGAGGAACGGGACGAGCCGGCGCCGCCCGAGCAGCGCTACGAGCCGGCCCCGCCACGGGGACCGCGAGGCCGGCGCCTCGGGCGGGCCGGAGCGCGCCTCCGGCGCCGAGGCCGAGTGCTGTTCGAGCGCCATCATCCGCTCCGCGGCGCCGTCGGCCCCGCGGCGGCGGGAGCTGATCCGGAGCCGGCCCATGGGGCCTACTCTGCACCAGCACCCGCCGGGGACGGCGTTACCGCTTCAGAAGTCGTACCGACAGACCTTCCGCCGTGTAGACGGGTACGGCGCGCAGCTCGTCGGAGTTCAGCTCGATCCGGTCGAACTGGCCACGCAGCTGCGACGCATCGATGACGGGAACCGTGGTCCCCGCGACCGGCGGCCGCTCGGCGTCGAGGCGCAGCGACAGCACGCTGCCCCGCCCCAGCACGACCCGCCGGGACACCTCGAGCGCCGGACCGTGGTTCTTGCGGAGCAGCAACTCCAGGGTCGTGTCGCCGTCCTGGACGTAGGAGCCACGCACCCGCAGCACCTTGTCCGCGCGGAGCGTGCCGCCCTCGACCCGCACGTCGCCCTGCCCGAGGGCGTTGGCCGACCCGGCGACCAGCACACCCGCCTCGACGACCGTGCCGCCGTGGTACCGGTTGTGCCCGGTCAGCGTGAGCGCACCGGTGCCGCGCTTGGTCAGACCGCCCTCGCCGCGAATGTCGTTGCGCCAGCTGTCCGCCGCGCCGAAACCGCCGGCCGCCGCGTCGAGCGTCACGGTGACATCGGTGTCGAAGGCGCCGTAACCGTCCGCCGCGACGAAGAGGTTGAGCCGGCCCCACTGCTCGAAGCCGTCGAGGAGGACGTACCCGGAGGGCAGCGCGGTGGTGCGCAGCACCTCACGGCGCTGGTCGGCGCTCAGGTACGGCTGCCGCGTCTCCAGCAGCACCTCCGCGCCCTTCGGCACGGTGAACGGCTTGCTGCGGCCCTCGCGCTCGAGCACGTAGGTCAGCCGGGGCGTGAGGGCCCGCTCGTTGGCGTCCCGGTCCGCGTAGGCGTCGGAGGCGTCCGAGTGGGCGTGGGCGAAGAGGGTGTCGGCCGTGGTGCCGGTCTGCCGGGTGAAGTACGCCAGCGCCTGGGCGCGGGCGGCGGCCTTGAGGTCCGCGTTCGCCGGGTCGGCCAGGGCGGCGGCGGCCAGCGCGGTCGCCATGATCCGGCCGCCGATGACGTCGACCGTGGAGTGCATGCCCGACATGATCCGGGTGTGGCTGAGCTCGAAGGCCCGGGTCACCAGCTCCTGGAAGCGCTCGGGCACGGCGTACGCGAAGGCCAGCGCGGCCAGGTGGAAGGCGTTGGTGTGGCCGCTGGGGAAGCCGCCGTCGTCGGTCGGGGACGTGCCCCGCTGCCGCAGCAGCTGGGTGACGACCACGACCTCCGAGTCGTACACGGGGAAGCCGAGCGCGTCGGTCCTGCCGGTGTCGACGACCTCGCTGTTCTCGTTCATGCGCCACGGACGCGGGTACTGGAAGGCGTACTTGCCCGGGTTGCCGGAGGCGAACGGACCGCGCACGGTGTCGACCAGCTTGGCCACCTTGCCGAGCTCCGAGTCGTACGAGCCCGCGCCGATCGCGGAACCGGCGGGGGCGCCGGCCGGGACGGCGTCGCTGATCGTGGTCGCCGGGGTGGTGTCCGGGGCGCTGGTGATCGAGGTGACCGCCTTGGCGCCGGAGCGGTACAGGTCCGCCAGCGGGCCGAGGCCGCCGATCATGGCGTAGCTCTGGTGCTGACGGTCATGGACGAAGGCCTCCCTGGCCTGCGCCTCGGTGCGCGCCTGCGTGACGCGGGCGCAGTAGCGCATGTTGGCGCGCAGGACATCGGGCCGCAGCGGCGTGCCGGTGTTCCAGGCGGCGCCGGTCTTCCACACCTCGGCCATACCGCCGAGGACCCGCACCACGGCGTTGGTCTCGGGCGTCAGGTTCGTCAGGACGTTCGACTTGTAGTCGTCCACGAACGCGGCGGGGGCGGTCGCGGCCTTCGCGTCCGCGGCGGCCAGCCAGGAGACGAACGTGGGGGCGGCCAGGACGCCGGCCGAGGCGCCGAGGGAGGTCTTCAGGAACCCCCGTCGTCTCATGGTGGCTGCGGCGGTGTGCTGCCCGGCGGATGACGGCATGGGTGGGGCCTCTCTTGAGTTCTGCGGCCGTGCGGCCGGGAGTCGTACGAGCGAAGATCTACGGGCGAGTCATGTCGGAACGGGGGACGGCCGGGGATCTCGCCCCGCGTGGACGATGCGGCCGGGCGAGGCCGCGCCCCCGGAAAGCGAATTTTCCTGCAAAATGCACCAGTGCCGCCTCGGTCGGCGCCGTGCTCCGTCCCCTACGACGAAAAGGGATCGAAGATGACCACTGTGGGTGTGCGGCGCTCCCGCCGACTCGGCCGCGGCGGCATAGGCCGCCTGGTCCCCCTCGCTGCCATTGCCACGGCAGGTGGCCTGCTGCTCTCCGCCTGCGGCGGGGGATCCGACTCGGGCGGAACCTCCAAGTCGCTGACGTTCTGGATCTCCACGGTTCCGGGGCAGGACGCGGGCTGGAAGAAGATGGTGGCGCAGTACGAGAAGGAAACCGGCGTCAAGGTCAAGCTCGTCAACATCCCCTACGACGGCTACGACGCGAAGCTGCGCAACGCCGCGCAGGCGAACTCCCTGCCCGACGTGGCGGCAGTGCCGAAGCTGGACCCGATCTGGTCGAACA containing:
- a CDS encoding phospholipid carrier-dependent glycosyltransferase, yielding MAVAMVTTAVQQSPTIDEPVYVGTAAEYLHERRLVHNPEHPPLGKLVVGIGVALADPRVDPSFTGDQGRLGRHLLYELGNDPWRLTLFARLPMIVLTLSFGLIVFTFARELAGAVGGLAALGLYAFSPDVIAHGSLATLDVPAAGFVLAAVWLLWRARRRPRGYVPLAGVALGAALATKMSALAVVPVVLALTVLSVWCARPSAEPRRRALVRAFAGAGVVALAAIAVVWASYLVVDPRLRWAPQQHVPVVHGLRGLVVDLLPFPEAYRDGMRIQFGFENYPWQGFLFGRLYTGSLWYYLSAALLVKTPLGMLALWAAGVVTPVAVRRLRPAAPYLLVPAAVLLAAAMLGSRDFGTRYAVFVPMFLAVAAGCAVSVRWRWAPVAVGALVLLVAVSSLRTYPYYLPYSNEAFGGPAKTHLRLHDSNVDWGQDLGRLSDRLRERYAGERVWLVYKGSGVPSFYGIHAADPRKVPAHEVRGLLVVSDSSVAKATGRLAELIDSSRPIDTVGHSITLYRR
- a CDS encoding phosphatase PAP2 family protein, encoding MPSSAGQHTAAATMRRRGFLKTSLGASAGVLAAPTFVSWLAAADAKAATAPAAFVDDYKSNVLTNLTPETNAVVRVLGGMAEVWKTGAAWNTGTPLRPDVLRANMRYCARVTQARTEAQAREAFVHDRQHQSYAMIGGLGPLADLYRSGAKAVTSITSAPDTTPATTISDAVPAGAPAGSAIGAGSYDSELGKVAKLVDTVRGPFASGNPGKYAFQYPRPWRMNENSEVVDTGRTDALGFPVYDSEVVVVTQLLRQRGTSPTDDGGFPSGHTNAFHLAALAFAYAVPERFQELVTRAFELSHTRIMSGMHSTVDVIGGRIMATALAAAALADPANADLKAAARAQALAYFTRQTGTTADTLFAHAHSDASDAYADRDANERALTPRLTYVLEREGRSKPFTVPKGAEVLLETRQPYLSADQRREVLRTTALPSGYVLLDGFEQWGRLNLFVAADGYGAFDTDVTVTLDAAAGGFGAADSWRNDIRGEGGLTKRGTGALTLTGHNRYHGGTVVEAGVLVAGSANALGQGDVRVEGGTLRADKVLRVRGSYVQDGDTTLELLLRKNHGPALEVSRRVVLGRGSVLSLRLDAERPPVAGTTVPVIDASQLRGQFDRIELNSDELRAVPVYTAEGLSVRLLKR